A part of Amycolatopsis camponoti genomic DNA contains:
- a CDS encoding AAA family ATPase, with translation MIIALAGLPGVGKTTLAEHLTSHIPGALLLRKDAVRHALFGTEHTTYTRDQDDHCVQVLFATAVWQWLRAPATSVVLDGRTWLAPGQVEDLRSFAGAHRQPLLLLECVCPVDVAHARLTADHQHGLHPAANRTPQLHQKLAATAVPITGPKLLLDTRKPVATNVDIVLRHLDTLAPSEAVIHPPAPTTVETS, from the coding sequence ATGATCATCGCCTTGGCCGGGCTGCCCGGCGTCGGCAAGACCACGCTGGCAGAGCACCTCACCAGCCACATTCCCGGCGCGCTGCTGCTGCGCAAAGACGCCGTCCGGCACGCGCTGTTCGGCACCGAGCACACCACCTACACCCGCGACCAGGACGACCACTGCGTCCAGGTCCTGTTCGCGACCGCGGTCTGGCAGTGGCTGCGTGCTCCCGCCACGAGCGTCGTGCTCGACGGGCGGACCTGGCTGGCTCCCGGCCAGGTCGAGGACCTGCGGTCCTTCGCCGGGGCGCACCGGCAACCCCTGCTGCTGCTCGAATGCGTCTGCCCAGTGGACGTCGCTCACGCCCGGCTGACCGCCGATCACCAGCATGGCCTTCACCCAGCGGCCAACCGCACCCCGCAGCTACACCAGAAACTCGCCGCCACCGCTGTGCCGATCACCGGCCCGAAACTGCTGCTGGACACCAGAAAGCCCGTCGCGACCAACGTCGACATCGTCCTGCGCCACCTGGACACCCTCGCTCCGTCCGAAGCCGTGATTCATCCGCCGGCCCCGACCACCGTGGAGACCTCGTGA
- a CDS encoding nucleotidyltransferase family protein, whose translation MTDRRAGRLAEDAVRALCWGTGADSHEMIAHAVLTELGAVLEQSVRSKTLCLLAAYLHDHSVPELDRAVTRFLDSTLRANRYKTYACRVAALADTAALGTAGVSAVVLGGLSVEHALYASTGARQFSDIDLLIAPGDADRAQVVLRAQGYEPSRDNRTWTRQTGDPIVPLIVVDLATTLPRGCTDDVPGLLARRTGINVPPHDHPLPILAPSDAVNHTLARLAARPRWPLAADAIRQVRATAPPAPHHADVLAGWSVLRSHWPLLPADPARFPVDEEPHR comes from the coding sequence ATGACCGACCGACGGGCAGGCCGCCTCGCCGAGGACGCCGTGCGGGCCTTGTGCTGGGGCACCGGTGCCGACAGTCACGAGATGATCGCTCATGCCGTGCTCACCGAGCTGGGCGCGGTACTGGAGCAGTCGGTACGGTCGAAGACGCTCTGCCTGCTGGCCGCGTACCTACACGACCACTCCGTCCCCGAGCTGGATCGCGCGGTGACGCGGTTCCTCGACAGCACGTTGCGCGCCAACCGGTACAAGACCTACGCCTGTCGCGTGGCCGCGCTCGCCGACACGGCGGCGTTGGGCACCGCTGGAGTATCCGCTGTCGTACTCGGGGGGCTCAGCGTGGAACACGCCCTCTACGCCAGCACCGGCGCTCGCCAGTTCAGCGACATCGACCTGCTCATCGCGCCCGGCGACGCCGACCGCGCGCAGGTCGTCCTCCGCGCCCAGGGCTACGAGCCCAGCCGGGACAACCGGACCTGGACGCGGCAGACCGGCGACCCGATCGTCCCGCTCATAGTCGTCGACCTGGCCACGACCCTGCCGCGCGGCTGCACCGACGACGTCCCCGGCCTGCTGGCCCGCCGCACCGGGATCAACGTGCCCCCGCACGACCATCCGCTGCCCATTCTCGCGCCGTCCGACGCGGTCAACCACACACTGGCCCGGCTCGCGGCACGACCGCGCTGGCCGCTCGCCGCCGACGCGATCCGCCAAGTCCGTGCGACCGCGCCGCCCGCACCGCATCACGCCGACGTCCTCGCCGGCTGGTCGGTGCTGCGCTCCCATTGGCCTCTGCTGCCCGCCGACCCGGCCCGCTTCCCAGTCGACGAGGAGCCGCACCGATGA
- a CDS encoding HAD family hydrolase: protein MTPAAAGPLESWVVSVDLWGTLITYGDRDAEAAWRIREFATVLTAFGHDLPDGQVREAILTVRAETQQRQRATGEQPPVRGQVEQMLTVMDLPLDKRLVDTLLVPHTHAVLRACPDLIPGAHSALWALRQAGARLVLTSNTLATPASVSRLILDDHDLAAVFDETVFSSDVGLAKPRREMFVAVAAAAGADLDRVVHVGNSLTTDIHGALNAGCRAVLFNPRGKPCPAGVRAITSLDQMPDAVLATCS from the coding sequence GTGACACCGGCCGCGGCAGGCCCGCTGGAGAGCTGGGTGGTCAGCGTCGACCTGTGGGGAACGTTGATCACCTACGGCGACCGTGACGCCGAAGCCGCCTGGCGGATCCGCGAGTTCGCGACCGTGCTCACCGCGTTCGGCCACGACCTACCCGACGGCCAGGTCCGCGAGGCGATCCTCACCGTGCGGGCGGAAACCCAGCAACGCCAACGCGCGACTGGCGAACAACCTCCAGTGCGCGGCCAAGTCGAGCAGATGCTCACCGTCATGGATCTGCCCCTGGACAAGCGGCTGGTCGACACCCTGCTCGTGCCGCACACCCACGCGGTCCTGCGAGCCTGCCCCGACCTCATCCCCGGCGCGCACAGCGCGCTCTGGGCGTTGAGGCAGGCCGGAGCCCGGCTCGTGCTGACCTCGAACACACTCGCCACCCCGGCGTCTGTGTCCCGGCTCATCCTCGACGATCACGACCTGGCCGCGGTTTTCGACGAGACCGTCTTCTCCTCCGACGTCGGGCTGGCGAAGCCTCGCCGGGAGATGTTCGTGGCGGTCGCCGCCGCCGCAGGTGCGGACCTGGACCGGGTCGTGCACGTCGGGAACAGCCTGACCACCGACATCCACGGCGCGCTGAACGCCGGATGCCGCGCGGTGCTGTTTAACCCGCGTGGCAAACCCTGCCCGGCCGGCGTGCGGGCCATCACCAGCCTCGACCAGATGCCCGACGCCGTCCTGGCCACCTGCTCCTGA
- a CDS encoding DUF262 domain-containing protein, which translates to MSFQSPQLPLTDLLQQVRSGKLQLPDFQREYKWDDDRIRSLLATLTLGHPMGVLMMLETGSTHTRFKPKTLAGVSLKNDVHPSHLLLDGQQRMTSLFQALTGGRPVETTDARKKKLQRWYYLDIGNALGDPVDRDEAIVSVPADRKVRSDFGRAVDLDLFTSPSEQAAGMFPMSLAFDQAAAMKWLMEYAAPGGLADNARIATVQRFQAEILTPMIGYRIPAIMLGKDTTKEAVCTVFEKVNTGGLALDVFELLTAMFAGDAAYFAEHGTDFRLNDNWRQLKERLDHHLVLRGLQSSDLLQAVTLLATHGRRKRTEAATNTGDLPATSARRADILKLSLQDYLKWAPQVADGLEWAAGFLAQENVFTDADLSYRTQLVPLAVLRVLLGDRIDVHTTSRRVRRWYWCGVLGELYGGAVETRFTRDVEQVPAWALGESAAVPETVARAGFRESRLLSLKTRNSSAYKGLYALMMRGGATDWKYRKIIGHATFVPLKIDVHHIFPKAWCAKNDVDDARRESIVNKTPISYETNRSIGGRSPRDYLAKLEKDTGLTAEALDTIVATHHIDPATLRAADFDKFFEARTAALVKVASEAMGKPVVLDLSDQAVAQYGDDERPEEFEPEPDDQEADDL; encoded by the coding sequence ATGAGTTTTCAGAGCCCGCAGTTGCCCTTGACGGACCTACTGCAGCAGGTCCGCAGCGGCAAGCTGCAGCTCCCGGATTTCCAGCGGGAGTACAAGTGGGACGATGACCGCATCCGCTCGTTGCTCGCCACCCTCACGTTGGGGCATCCGATGGGGGTGCTCATGATGCTGGAAACGGGCAGCACGCACACCAGGTTCAAGCCCAAGACACTGGCAGGCGTGTCCTTGAAGAACGACGTCCACCCGAGCCATCTTCTCCTCGACGGCCAGCAGCGCATGACGTCGCTGTTCCAAGCGCTCACCGGAGGACGACCCGTCGAGACCACCGATGCCCGCAAGAAGAAGCTCCAGCGATGGTATTACCTGGACATCGGCAACGCCCTGGGCGATCCGGTCGATCGCGACGAGGCCATCGTGTCCGTGCCCGCGGATCGCAAGGTGCGGTCGGACTTCGGCCGTGCCGTCGATCTCGATCTGTTCACCTCCCCCTCGGAGCAGGCCGCCGGCATGTTCCCGATGTCACTGGCCTTCGACCAAGCCGCGGCGATGAAGTGGTTGATGGAGTACGCAGCCCCCGGCGGACTGGCCGATAACGCGCGGATTGCCACTGTACAACGCTTCCAGGCGGAGATCCTGACGCCGATGATCGGCTACCGCATCCCCGCAATCATGCTCGGCAAGGACACCACGAAGGAAGCCGTCTGCACCGTCTTCGAGAAAGTTAACACCGGCGGCCTCGCCCTCGACGTCTTCGAACTCCTGACGGCCATGTTCGCCGGTGACGCGGCCTACTTCGCCGAACACGGCACCGACTTCCGGCTCAACGACAACTGGCGACAGCTCAAGGAACGGCTCGACCATCACCTGGTGCTCAGAGGGCTGCAGAGCAGCGACCTGCTGCAAGCGGTCACTCTGCTGGCCACCCACGGACGCCGAAAGCGCACCGAGGCCGCCACGAACACCGGAGACCTACCGGCGACCAGCGCACGCCGAGCCGACATTCTGAAACTGTCGCTGCAGGACTACCTCAAGTGGGCACCGCAGGTCGCCGATGGACTGGAGTGGGCAGCGGGCTTCCTCGCCCAGGAGAACGTGTTCACCGACGCCGACCTGTCGTACCGGACGCAGCTGGTCCCGCTGGCTGTACTGCGGGTCTTGCTGGGCGACCGGATCGATGTCCACACGACGAGCCGGCGCGTCCGCCGGTGGTACTGGTGCGGAGTGTTGGGCGAGTTGTACGGCGGCGCCGTCGAGACACGCTTCACCCGCGACGTCGAACAGGTGCCGGCCTGGGCCCTCGGCGAATCTGCCGCCGTGCCGGAGACGGTAGCTCGCGCCGGCTTCCGCGAAAGTCGGCTACTGTCGCTGAAGACCAGGAACAGTTCTGCCTATAAGGGTCTCTACGCGCTGATGATGCGCGGAGGCGCGACCGACTGGAAGTACCGGAAGATCATCGGACACGCCACCTTTGTGCCGCTCAAGATCGACGTACACCACATCTTCCCGAAAGCCTGGTGCGCGAAGAACGACGTCGACGATGCGCGTCGCGAAAGTATCGTCAACAAGACACCCATCTCCTACGAGACCAACCGCTCGATCGGCGGACGATCTCCTCGCGACTACCTCGCCAAGCTCGAGAAGGACACCGGTCTAACGGCGGAGGCCCTGGACACGATCGTGGCCACTCACCACATCGATCCCGCGACCCTCCGCGCCGCCGACTTCGACAAGTTCTTCGAAGCCCGCACCGCGGCCTTGGTCAAAGTGGCATCCGAGGCGATGGGCAAACCGGTCGTGCTGGACCTCAGCGACCAGGCTGTCGCACAGTACGGCGACGACGAGCGCCCCGAAGAGTTCGAACCCGAACCGGACGACCAGGAAGCCGACGACCTCTGA
- a CDS encoding Eco57I restriction-modification methylase domain-containing protein, whose translation MTVSAAVARAWDAALGAHHAWKAALARRPAGDAATALTRDRWLLPLLYELGYGRPETLTGGIDLPPGLGETQPTHFPLSHRITWSAGAGEPTTVVPLHLVGGGISIDNSTPGVTARAPQSMVQDYLNRSRSNLWGIVSNGHTLRLLRDASTLTKQSYVEFDLDDIFDNQRYADFRLFLLTVHASRVAPIADDKESDSPTLAPESCWLEQWRTAAIADGTRALTKLREGVATALTHLGTGFVAHPWNSHLRSMLATSPDAAKDLHRALLRIAYRFIVLFVAEDRDLLHNASTDTDAQNLYNEYFSTTRLRHLATTRTGTRHTDLWAAHQIVTDALAGDGLDELALPGLGATLFTRENLGILANAVLPNRDLLAAIRALAEITDIKTGAARPVDYRNLDSEELGGIYEGLLAYTPRYDAAARTFSLEIAAGNDRKKSGSYYTPSGLIALVLDEALDPLITEALDTADPEAALLAITVVDPAVGSGHFVVAAARRIATALATVRTGDTEPSPRVLRAATADVIERCLYGVDLNDLAIEITKVALWLEAFDGSRPFPFLDAHFKVGNSLLGTTPALIRKGVPDAAFAVLTGDDPAWTAKLKARNKAERARESGQVTAFDVETAALTKQARQLEEMPATTLATIRARADSWRRLEDDPDLATKKFAADAWCTAFLQLKSRSTGQSITHDTVRQIIEDPTSVPASLRKTVGDLARQYRVFHWHLEFPGIFTAPETGSKSVEPVTGWQGGFSCVIGNPTWDRVKIQDKEFFSAIGRKDIADAKTAAIRTSMIKVLAIQDPPLYDAYLSALRMSDGVSHLLLHSGRYPLTGQGDVNSYSVFAETMRTITAPTGIAGMLTPTGLATDKTTAPFFADTLDEKRLLTFYDFENEDRVFSGTDHRMRFAITAISGINRAVAQTRFAFLTRHLADVPDRRFELAPDEVLALNPNTGTLPMFRTRTDADITLGIYRRHPVLIRDGNADGNPWGLSFCRLFDMANDSGLFHQPTDLTAATFNGWSYERQEYEYLPLYEAKMLGHFDHRFSTYRDATQAQLNVGSLPRLTAEQHDDPQTEALARYWVAQPKVAAALDAKWDRKWLLGWRDIARASDMRTFVPSVLPSSAVAHVFPLAFPKDPKHGMLLHAIWSSIAVDYIVRQKISGTHMIYSVVKQLACPTPTVFAQPTSWQAERTLAEWVTPYVLELSYTSWRLQPYANEIDDDSPPFHWDPDRRALLRADLDAAMLHVYGLTRAESEHILDSFPVVRKYEQRDFSEYRTRRLVLEAFDRMTDATARGGHGWIPLATPPAGEGPRHPATPHPTVPQPRSSATPTVRAAKRHPAPEETR comes from the coding sequence ATGACCGTCAGCGCCGCGGTCGCCCGAGCCTGGGACGCCGCGCTGGGCGCCCACCACGCCTGGAAAGCCGCCCTAGCGCGGCGGCCGGCCGGGGACGCGGCCACCGCGTTGACCCGGGACCGGTGGCTCCTGCCGCTGCTCTACGAACTCGGCTACGGCCGCCCCGAAACGCTCACCGGCGGGATCGACCTGCCCCCGGGCCTCGGCGAAACCCAACCGACGCACTTCCCCCTCTCCCATCGCATCACCTGGTCCGCTGGAGCCGGCGAGCCCACCACTGTCGTGCCCTTGCATCTGGTGGGCGGCGGCATCAGCATCGACAACAGCACCCCCGGCGTCACCGCCCGCGCACCCCAATCGATGGTGCAGGACTACCTCAACCGCAGCCGCAGCAATCTCTGGGGAATCGTCTCGAACGGCCACACCCTCCGGCTGCTCCGGGACGCCTCCACCCTGACCAAACAGTCCTATGTGGAGTTCGACCTCGACGACATCTTCGACAACCAACGCTACGCCGACTTCCGGCTCTTCCTCCTCACCGTCCACGCCAGCCGCGTCGCACCCATCGCAGACGACAAGGAATCGGACTCACCCACACTCGCCCCGGAGAGCTGCTGGCTGGAGCAATGGCGCACAGCGGCCATCGCCGACGGCACCCGCGCCCTGACCAAACTGCGCGAAGGCGTCGCCACCGCACTGACCCACCTGGGAACCGGATTCGTCGCCCACCCGTGGAACAGCCACCTACGGTCCATGCTCGCCACATCACCCGACGCGGCCAAGGATCTGCACCGCGCGCTATTGCGCATCGCCTACCGGTTCATCGTGCTCTTCGTCGCCGAAGACCGAGACCTGCTGCACAACGCCAGCACCGACACCGACGCCCAGAACCTCTACAACGAGTACTTCTCCACCACTCGCCTACGCCACCTGGCGACCACCCGCACCGGAACCCGGCACACCGACCTGTGGGCCGCCCACCAGATCGTCACCGACGCCCTCGCCGGCGACGGCCTCGACGAACTCGCCCTCCCCGGACTCGGCGCCACCCTCTTCACCAGGGAAAACCTCGGCATCCTCGCCAACGCCGTCCTTCCCAACCGCGACCTGCTGGCCGCCATCCGCGCCCTCGCCGAGATCACCGACATCAAAACGGGCGCCGCTCGCCCAGTCGACTACCGCAACCTCGACAGCGAAGAACTCGGCGGTATCTACGAAGGACTCCTCGCCTACACCCCGCGCTACGACGCAGCCGCCCGAACCTTCAGCCTGGAAATCGCCGCCGGCAACGACCGCAAGAAATCTGGCTCCTACTACACGCCATCCGGCCTCATCGCGCTCGTCCTCGACGAGGCCCTGGACCCGCTCATCACCGAAGCCCTCGACACTGCCGACCCCGAAGCCGCGTTGCTGGCCATCACCGTCGTCGACCCCGCCGTGGGCAGCGGACACTTCGTCGTCGCTGCAGCCCGACGCATCGCCACCGCCCTGGCCACTGTTCGCACCGGCGACACCGAACCCAGCCCTCGCGTACTCCGTGCTGCCACCGCAGACGTCATCGAACGGTGCCTCTACGGGGTCGACCTCAACGACCTGGCCATCGAGATCACCAAGGTCGCACTCTGGCTGGAAGCCTTCGACGGCTCCCGGCCATTTCCCTTCCTCGACGCCCACTTCAAGGTCGGCAACTCCTTACTCGGGACCACTCCCGCGCTGATCCGCAAGGGCGTCCCCGACGCTGCGTTCGCTGTCCTCACCGGCGACGACCCCGCCTGGACTGCCAAGCTCAAGGCCCGCAACAAGGCCGAACGGGCCCGCGAATCCGGCCAAGTGACGGCGTTCGACGTCGAGACTGCCGCGCTGACCAAGCAGGCACGCCAACTTGAGGAGATGCCAGCCACAACCCTCGCGACGATTCGTGCCCGAGCTGACAGCTGGCGTCGTCTGGAAGACGATCCTGACCTCGCTACCAAGAAGTTCGCCGCAGACGCCTGGTGCACCGCGTTCCTCCAGCTCAAATCACGTTCAACCGGCCAAAGCATCACCCACGACACCGTTCGCCAGATCATCGAGGACCCCACCAGTGTTCCCGCATCCCTTCGCAAGACTGTTGGCGACCTCGCTCGGCAGTACCGCGTCTTCCACTGGCATCTCGAGTTCCCCGGCATCTTCACCGCCCCCGAAACTGGTTCCAAGAGCGTAGAACCCGTAACCGGTTGGCAGGGCGGCTTCTCGTGCGTCATCGGCAACCCGACCTGGGACCGAGTGAAGATCCAAGACAAAGAGTTCTTCTCCGCGATCGGGCGCAAGGACATCGCCGACGCCAAAACCGCCGCCATCCGCACCAGCATGATCAAGGTCCTGGCCATCCAAGATCCGCCCCTGTACGACGCCTATCTGTCAGCACTTCGCATGTCGGACGGCGTCAGCCACCTCCTTCTTCACAGCGGCCGCTATCCCCTCACTGGCCAAGGAGATGTCAATAGTTACAGCGTCTTCGCAGAAACCATGCGCACCATAACCGCACCGACCGGAATCGCCGGCATGCTCACCCCCACTGGTCTCGCCACAGACAAAACCACTGCGCCGTTCTTCGCGGACACACTCGACGAGAAGCGTCTTCTTACGTTCTACGACTTCGAAAACGAAGACAGAGTCTTCTCCGGAACCGATCACCGGATGCGGTTCGCGATCACAGCAATCTCCGGGATAAACAGGGCCGTGGCGCAAACCCGCTTCGCTTTCCTCACCCGTCACCTGGCCGATGTACCGGACAGACGTTTTGAACTCGCCCCGGACGAGGTTCTGGCGCTGAACCCCAACACCGGAACGCTCCCCATGTTCCGGACGCGCACCGACGCCGACATCACCCTAGGCATCTACCGCCGCCACCCAGTGCTCATCCGAGACGGCAATGCCGATGGAAACCCATGGGGCTTGTCGTTCTGCCGCTTGTTCGATATGGCAAACGATTCAGGGCTGTTCCACCAACCCACGGACCTGACTGCGGCAACATTCAACGGCTGGTCGTATGAGAGACAAGAGTACGAGTATCTGCCACTGTACGAGGCGAAGATGCTCGGCCACTTCGACCACCGCTTCTCCACATACCGCGATGCGACCCAGGCTCAGCTGAACGTCGGCTCCCTCCCGAGGCTGACTGCGGAGCAACATGACGACCCACAGACAGAAGCCTTAGCCCGATACTGGGTTGCCCAGCCGAAGGTCGCAGCAGCCCTGGACGCCAAATGGGATCGAAAGTGGCTACTGGGCTGGCGCGACATTGCCCGCGCCAGCGACATGCGCACGTTCGTACCATCCGTGCTGCCTAGCAGCGCTGTCGCCCACGTGTTTCCACTCGCCTTCCCCAAAGACCCCAAACACGGGATGCTCCTGCATGCGATCTGGTCGTCGATAGCCGTCGATTATATCGTCAGGCAAAAGATCAGTGGTACGCACATGATCTACTCAGTAGTCAAACAGCTTGCCTGCCCTACCCCCACTGTCTTTGCCCAACCGACCTCCTGGCAAGCCGAACGCACTCTTGCCGAGTGGGTCACCCCGTACGTTCTGGAGCTGTCCTACACCTCATGGCGACTTCAGCCGTACGCCAACGAAATTGACGACGACAGCCCACCGTTCCACTGGGACCCCGACCGTCGGGCACTGCTGCGCGCCGACCTTGACGCCGCCATGCTCCACGTCTACGGCCTGACCCGCGCCGAGTCTGAGCACATCCTGGACTCGTTCCCCGTCGTACGCAAATACGAGCAGCGCGATTTCAGCGAGTACCGCACGCGCCGTCTCGTCCTCGAGGCTTTCGACCGGATGACCGACGCGACCGCACGCGGCGGGCACGGCTGGATCCCGCTCGCGACGCCACCAGCCGGTGAAGGCCCCAGACATCCTGCGACTCCGCATCCAACGGTGCCGCAACCCAGAAGCAGCGCCACACCCACCGTGCGCGCGGCCAAACGTCACCCTGCACCCGAAGAAACGAGGTAG
- a CDS encoding helicase-related protein: MTMTEFRPGTLVAARGREWLVLPGSPAGMLLARPLGGRDDETTVLLPDQDSPTAATFDVPSVDDRGDAARARLLRDALRLSFRATAGPFRSFAQLAVTPRNYQLVPLMMAAAQDTVRLLIADGVGVGKTIEAGLIAAELIASGDAQRLAVLCSPQLAPQWQSELRTKFGINAELLLPSTANRLARSVPFGSTVYEHYPYLIISTDYIKQHSRRDEFALLCPELVIVDEAHTCIAPTSTVGSSHAHQRYILLRKLADDQSRHLLLLTATPHNGDDGAWQRLVGLLDDRFAELPVDLSGPDRDDDRKLLAKFLIQRQRADIRDYLSEETPFPTRERAEESYKLTPAYRKLFDRVLSYAHEQVADPSIGHVRRRVRWWSAIALLRSIASSPAAAEQTLLNRSQLDDAQSVEDADSVAGPRVFDVDLDDTVDGDDTALGAAISTSDGPQASARRRLRGFAAEAAALRGVKFDAKLKRVVAIVSALVADGYHPIVFCRYIPTTEYVAEHLATALRKLPGIRVEAVSGTLPPEERESRVQDLTAHPGPRVLVSTDCLSEGVNLQEGFTAVVHYDLAWNPTRHEQREGRIDRFGQTAKTVRAVTYYGADNKIDGVVLDVLLRRHESIRRTTGVSVPVPVDSTTVMNAIWESLLLRGTDPQQLSLDLGAATDSETADAVLTRWIDAAEREKASRSRFRQAALHPDEVEATLADVRRSLGGPADAERFTRDALALLSGQLTDTDDGFIVRIDTLPHALVDQLPATKASALRFHRSLPVPPGEPLLARTDPTVEALARYVLDAALDPLLPDVARPARRAAVIRTTAVDTVTTLLVVRFRVELVIPGSRRTITQVAEDAQFLGFTVHNGLVRWLDPATTDTLLLARPTANVRDDLARGQLQHALDRLPELQAHLGVRGKSIATEAVKAHRAVRRSSHVALRGLQARLLPPPDVLGVYLYLPDRTT; the protein is encoded by the coding sequence ATGACCATGACTGAGTTCCGTCCCGGCACCCTCGTCGCCGCGCGCGGCCGCGAATGGCTGGTCCTGCCCGGCTCCCCCGCCGGGATGCTCCTCGCTCGCCCGCTGGGCGGCCGCGACGACGAGACCACCGTGCTGCTCCCGGACCAGGACAGCCCCACAGCCGCGACCTTCGACGTCCCGAGCGTCGACGACCGCGGAGACGCCGCCCGCGCCCGCCTCCTGCGCGACGCGCTACGCCTGTCGTTCCGCGCCACGGCCGGGCCGTTCCGATCCTTCGCCCAACTGGCGGTCACCCCACGCAACTACCAGCTCGTCCCGCTGATGATGGCCGCCGCGCAGGACACCGTCCGCCTGCTTATTGCCGACGGAGTCGGTGTGGGAAAAACCATCGAAGCGGGCCTGATCGCCGCCGAGCTCATCGCCAGCGGCGACGCCCAGCGGCTGGCGGTGCTCTGCTCGCCCCAGCTCGCGCCGCAGTGGCAGTCGGAGCTGCGTACCAAGTTCGGGATCAACGCCGAGCTGCTGCTGCCCTCGACGGCGAACCGGCTCGCGCGTTCGGTGCCGTTCGGATCGACCGTCTACGAGCACTACCCGTACCTGATCATCTCCACCGACTACATCAAGCAGCACAGTCGTCGCGACGAGTTCGCCCTGCTCTGTCCCGAACTGGTGATCGTCGACGAAGCGCACACGTGCATCGCCCCCACGTCAACAGTCGGTTCTTCCCATGCGCACCAGCGCTACATCCTGCTGCGCAAACTCGCCGACGATCAGTCCCGGCACCTGCTGCTGCTCACCGCCACCCCGCACAACGGCGACGACGGCGCCTGGCAACGCCTCGTCGGCCTGCTGGACGACCGCTTCGCCGAACTGCCCGTCGACCTCTCCGGACCGGACCGCGACGACGACCGCAAGCTGCTCGCGAAGTTCCTCATCCAGCGTCAGCGCGCCGACATCCGCGACTACCTGTCCGAGGAGACACCCTTCCCCACCCGCGAACGCGCAGAGGAGAGCTACAAGCTGACCCCGGCATATCGGAAGCTGTTCGACCGCGTGCTCTCCTACGCCCACGAACAGGTAGCTGACCCGTCGATCGGTCACGTCCGGCGACGAGTGCGCTGGTGGTCCGCGATCGCGCTGCTGCGCTCCATCGCGTCCAGCCCGGCCGCCGCGGAGCAAACGCTCCTCAACCGCTCGCAACTCGACGACGCCCAGAGTGTGGAAGACGCCGACTCGGTCGCCGGACCTCGCGTGTTCGACGTCGACCTCGACGACACCGTCGACGGGGACGACACCGCCTTGGGCGCCGCCATCTCCACCAGCGACGGCCCGCAAGCCTCGGCCCGCCGGCGCCTACGCGGTTTCGCCGCCGAAGCCGCGGCGCTGCGGGGAGTCAAGTTCGACGCGAAGCTCAAGCGCGTCGTCGCCATCGTCAGCGCGCTGGTGGCCGACGGCTACCACCCGATCGTCTTCTGCCGCTACATCCCGACGACGGAGTACGTCGCCGAACACCTCGCGACAGCCCTACGCAAGCTGCCCGGCATACGCGTCGAAGCCGTCAGCGGCACCCTGCCCCCCGAAGAGCGCGAGTCGCGCGTCCAAGACCTCACCGCCCACCCCGGACCGCGGGTCCTCGTCTCAACGGACTGCCTTTCCGAAGGCGTCAACCTCCAGGAGGGCTTCACCGCGGTCGTCCACTACGACCTGGCCTGGAACCCGACGCGCCACGAACAACGCGAAGGCCGCATCGACCGATTCGGTCAGACCGCGAAGACGGTCCGCGCGGTCACCTACTACGGCGCCGACAACAAGATCGACGGCGTCGTCCTGGACGTCCTCCTCCGCCGCCACGAAAGCATCCGCCGCACCACCGGCGTCTCAGTCCCAGTCCCGGTCGACTCCACCACCGTGATGAACGCGATCTGGGAGTCCCTGCTGCTACGCGGCACCGACCCCCAGCAACTCTCCCTCGACCTCGGCGCGGCCACCGACAGCGAGACCGCCGACGCCGTCCTCACCCGGTGGATCGACGCCGCGGAACGGGAAAAAGCGTCCCGATCCCGGTTCCGCCAAGCCGCTCTGCACCCCGACGAGGTGGAAGCCACCCTCGCCGACGTCCGCCGGTCCCTCGGCGGGCCCGCCGACGCCGAACGGTTCACGCGGGACGCCTTGGCTCTGCTCTCCGGTCAGCTCACCGACACCGACGACGGGTTCATCGTGCGCATCGACACCCTCCCCCACGCCCTGGTCGACCAGCTTCCGGCCACCAAGGCATCGGCACTGCGATTCCACCGATCCCTGCCCGTCCCGCCAGGCGAGCCGTTGCTCGCCCGTACCGATCCCACCGTTGAGGCGCTCGCCCGCTACGTCCTGGACGCGGCGCTGGACCCCCTGCTCCCGGACGTCGCGCGTCCTGCACGCCGGGCCGCCGTCATCCGGACCACCGCCGTCGACACCGTCACGACCCTGCTGGTCGTCCGGTTCCGCGTCGAACTCGTCATCCCCGGCTCACGCCGCACCATCACCCAAGTAGCCGAAGACGCCCAGTTCCTCGGTTTCACCGTGCACAACGGGCTGGTCCGCTGGCTCGACCCGGCCACGACCGACACGCTGCTCCTGGCCCGACCGACCGCCAACGTCCGCGACGACCTCGCCCGGGGCCAGCTCCAGCACGCTCTGGATCGCCTGCCCGAACTCCAAGCGCACCTGGGCGTCCGCGGCAAGTCGATCGCCACCGAGGCGGTGAAGGCGCACCGCGCGGTGCGCCGCAGCAGTCACGTCGCACTGCGCGGGCTCCAGGCCCGGCTCCTGCCCCCGCCCGACGTCCTCGGCGTCTACCTCTACCTGCCAGATCGGACCACGTAG